Proteins encoded by one window of Deinococcus aerophilus:
- a CDS encoding DinB family protein — MKIPELYDYLRRARRDLWSTLEAVPDEVLSRPVLDGERFHSIKDLVAHTASVEDGWLHYTILRDPPVKDCFPVLKETRDGPVFGAFPLSDLLDYWRAVEASTVVYLSTLTDADLDRVVEDTPEEHFKLDGLLWHVMLHEVRHTAQIAALLRTQGVRPPSMDLLFYLPNLKS, encoded by the coding sequence GTGAAGATTCCTGAACTGTATGACTACCTGAGGCGCGCCCGCCGTGACCTGTGGTCCACGCTGGAAGCTGTGCCGGATGAGGTGCTGTCCCGCCCCGTGCTGGACGGAGAACGGTTCCACAGCATCAAGGATCTGGTGGCGCATACGGCCAGCGTGGAGGACGGCTGGCTTCACTACACCATCTTGCGGGACCCGCCCGTGAAGGATTGCTTTCCCGTGCTGAAGGAGACCAGGGACGGTCCTGTCTTCGGCGCCTTTCCGCTCTCAGATCTGCTGGATTACTGGCGAGCAGTGGAGGCCAGTACCGTGGTCTACCTGTCCACACTGACCGACGCCGATCTGGACCGGGTGGTGGAGGACACGCCCGAAGAACACTTCAAACTGGACGGTCTGCTGTGGCACGTCATGTTGCACGAGGTCCGGCACACCGCACAGATCGCCGCACTGTTGCGGACACAGGGCGTCCGGCCGCCGTCAATGGACCTGCTGTTTTACCTGCCGAACCTCAAGTCATAG
- the ftsH gene encoding ATP-dependent zinc metalloprotease FtsH produces MRRLNPWLIVLFVLALFLMFSQMPSTGRVNVNYNEFKSLLEQDRVQQVIVRESNATVTLKGPTQVDLPTQGNQPARTTDLSAFTVRLPSSLATPDSSLINQLETRGVDYRFEAPSQWLGILLNFLPIILLIGLMYFFFMRAQGGQSGVMQFGQSKAKKYGKENRVQTKFTDVAGHEEAKKELIEVVDFLKNPGKYHQIGAEIPKGVLLVGPPGTGKTLLARAIAGEADVPFFSVSASEFMEMFVGVGASRVRALFEDARKSAPAIMFIDEIDSIGRKRGAGIGGGHDEREQTLNQILSEMDGFDKSSNVIVLGATNRPDVLDPALLRPGRFDRQVTIDLPNMKEREAILKVHLRNKPLAEGVDVNEVAKSTPYFSGADLKNITNEAALEAARLSKTQIDMSDFYRALDKITLGLENSSLTISPEEKKAIAYHEAGHAITAAVIPGSDKLQKVSIIPRGRALGAAFYLPEEQVLMSKERLENQLVVALGGRAAEEVFMGSVTSGAADDFRKATNIARKMVLEWGMGENFKNMALSSDSGPVFLGEDMARPKAFSEHTSQLVDEDVKRILTRAFERAREIVSEYKAAMHEVADALLSQELITGDVVRDAVAKVGNPQMPMPQTTA; encoded by the coding sequence TTGAGGCGGCTCAATCCCTGGCTGATCGTGTTATTCGTCCTGGCACTGTTTTTGATGTTCTCGCAGATGCCGTCTACCGGACGCGTCAATGTCAACTATAACGAATTCAAATCGCTGCTGGAGCAAGACCGCGTGCAGCAGGTCATTGTCCGTGAAAGCAATGCCACCGTGACCCTCAAGGGGCCCACGCAGGTTGACCTGCCCACCCAGGGCAACCAGCCGGCCCGCACCACCGACCTCAGCGCCTTCACGGTGCGGCTGCCCAGCAGCCTCGCCACCCCCGACAGCAGCCTGATCAACCAGCTGGAAACCCGGGGCGTGGACTACCGCTTCGAGGCTCCCAGCCAGTGGCTGGGCATCCTGCTGAACTTCCTGCCCATCATCCTGCTGATTGGTCTGATGTACTTCTTCTTCATGCGCGCCCAGGGCGGCCAGAGCGGCGTCATGCAGTTCGGGCAGAGCAAGGCCAAGAAGTACGGCAAGGAAAACCGCGTCCAGACCAAGTTCACGGACGTGGCCGGACACGAGGAAGCCAAGAAGGAACTGATCGAGGTCGTGGATTTCCTGAAAAATCCCGGCAAGTACCACCAGATCGGTGCCGAGATCCCCAAGGGCGTGCTGCTCGTCGGCCCTCCCGGCACCGGTAAGACGCTGCTGGCCCGCGCGATTGCCGGCGAGGCGGACGTTCCGTTCTTCTCGGTGAGCGCCTCGGAGTTCATGGAGATGTTCGTGGGCGTCGGCGCCAGCCGCGTGCGCGCCCTGTTCGAGGACGCCCGCAAGAGTGCGCCCGCCATCATGTTCATCGACGAGATCGACTCGATTGGCCGCAAGCGCGGTGCGGGCATCGGCGGCGGACACGACGAGCGTGAGCAGACCCTCAACCAGATCCTCTCGGAGATGGACGGCTTCGACAAGTCCAGCAACGTGATTGTGCTGGGCGCGACCAACCGCCCCGACGTGCTGGACCCGGCGCTGCTGCGCCCCGGCCGCTTCGACCGTCAGGTCACCATTGACCTGCCCAACATGAAAGAGCGCGAGGCCATCCTCAAGGTCCACCTGCGCAACAAGCCGCTGGCCGAAGGCGTGGACGTGAATGAGGTTGCCAAGAGCACGCCGTACTTCTCGGGGGCGGACCTCAAGAACATCACCAACGAGGCCGCGCTGGAAGCCGCCCGCCTGAGCAAGACCCAGATCGACATGAGCGATTTCTACCGCGCGCTGGACAAGATCACGCTGGGCCTGGAAAACAGCTCGCTGACCATCAGTCCCGAGGAAAAGAAGGCCATCGCGTACCACGAGGCCGGGCACGCCATCACGGCCGCCGTGATTCCGGGCAGCGACAAGCTGCAGAAGGTCAGCATTATTCCGCGTGGACGGGCGCTGGGCGCGGCGTTCTACCTGCCCGAAGAGCAGGTGCTGATGAGCAAGGAGCGCCTGGAGAACCAGCTGGTCGTGGCCCTGGGCGGACGCGCTGCCGAGGAAGTGTTCATGGGCAGCGTGACCTCGGGCGCCGCCGACGACTTCCGCAAGGCGACCAACATCGCCCGCAAGATGGTGCTGGAGTGGGGCATGGGCGAGAACTTCAAGAACATGGCCCTGTCCAGCGACTCCGGCCCGGTGTTCCTAGGCGAGGACATGGCCCGGCCCAAGGCCTTCAGCGAGCACACCAGCCAGCTGGTGGACGAGGATGTCAAGCGCATCCTGACCCGCGCCTTCGAGCGTGCCCGTGAGATCGTCAGCGAGTACAAGGCTGCCATGCACGAGGTTGCCGACGCCCTGCTGAGCCAGGAACTGATCACCGGTGACGTGGTGCGCGACGCCGTGGCGAAAGTGGGCAACCCGCAGATGCCCATGCCGCAGACCACGGCATAA